One part of the Solanum dulcamara chromosome 8, daSolDulc1.2, whole genome shotgun sequence genome encodes these proteins:
- the LOC129901293 gene encoding protein LURP-one-related 14 → MFKPEINFEVPLIPVVGDGFCFPYLVNLTVKKKILGLSQLNIDVLDDIGTSLLQGEGKVWHLRKKKRIIADPAGLPLLTLHEKTLSWHNTWKVYRSDRNDVLYTVKRSSTFQMKMQLDVFLASNINGDICDFHVKGSFTNQSFKVYKGDTLIAEVKERFKLGSFFKGRENFEVRVYPGVDYAFIVSILIVYNEIYGES, encoded by the exons ATGTTTAAACCAGAGATAAATTTTGAAGTTCCCCTGATTCCCGTTGTTGGGGATGGGTTCTGCTTTCCTTACCTTGTGAACTTAACTGTGAAGAAGAAAATCCTGGGACTCTCACAACTAAACATCGATGTCTTGGATGATATTGGGACTTCTCTTCTCCAAGGTGAAGGAAAAGTTTGGCATcttaggaagaagaagagaatcaTTGCTGATCCTGCTGGTTTACCCCTACTTACTCTGCACGAAAAG ACACTTTCATGGCATAATACCTGGAAAGTTTATCGTTCAGACAGAAATGATGTGCTCTACACAGTTAAAAGATCAAGCACAtttcaaatgaaaatgcaaCTTGATGTGTTCTTGGCTAGCAATATCAATGGAGACATCTGTGATTTCCATGTAAAGGGATCTTTCACCAATCAATCTTTCAAAGTTTATAAAGGGGACACTTTGATTGCTGAG GTGAAAGAAAGATTCAAACTTGGAAGCTTCTtcaaaggaagagaaaatttTGAAGTAAGAGTTTATCCTGGTGTGGATTATGCGTTTATTGTCTCAATATTGATCgtatataatgaaatatacgGGGAATCATAG